A genome region from Hippopotamus amphibius kiboko isolate mHipAmp2 chromosome 1, mHipAmp2.hap2, whole genome shotgun sequence includes the following:
- the LOC130859615 gene encoding myomegalin-like, with product PVRDVGMNSPVLVLPSSSSAASGSGTTTFNRKNELGLDASPVMKNPPKLEGDATDGSFANKHGRHVIGHIDDYSALRQQIEEGRLLVKKVASLVRSTCNFLGLEALGTEVMGSEAIHELRSSANALHHRLEESASLLTMFWRAALPSSHGPALGGKVGESMKRELLELRTKLSRQESLLQSTAEHLKTANQQKESLEQFIFSQCEIPKGSSMHSSPVTLAFQEPSKKRSHQRSSKQQEGWACPPFSQLPVC from the exons CCAGTTCGGGATGTGGGCATGAATTCTCCAGTTCTggtcctccccagctcctcttctgctgcttctggctCAGGGACCACAACCTTCAACAGGAAAAATG agctgggtttggatgctTCTCCAGTAATGAAGAAccctcccaagctggagggtgATGCTACTGATGGCTCCTTTGCCAATAAGCATGGCCGCCATGTCATTGGCCACATTGATGACTATAGTGCCCTAAGACAGCAGATTGAAGAGGGCAGACTGCTGGTCAAGAAGGTAGCATCCCTCGTGAGATCAACCTGTAACTTCCTTGGCCTTGAAGCTCTAGGCACAGAG GTGATGGGCAGTGAAGCCATCCATGAGCTCAGGAGCAGTGCCAACGCCCTGCACCACCGGCTGGAGGAGTCCGCCTCCCTCCTCACCATGTTCTGGCGAGCAGCCTTGCCAAGCTCCCATGGCCCTGCACTGGGTGGCAAAGTG GGAGAGTCCATGAAAAGGGAGCTTCTGGAACTGAGAACCAAACTATCCAGACAGGAGAGTCTCCTTCAGAGCACAGCTGAGCATCTGAAGACCGCCAACCAGCAGAAGGAGAGCTTGGAGCAGTTCATCTTCAGCCAGT gtgaaatccctaagggctcttccatgcactccagtcctgtgacccttgccttccaggagccaagCAAGAAGCGTAGCCACCAGAGGTCCTCCAAACAGCAGGAAGGATGGGCCTGCCCCCCTTTttcacagctccctgtctgctga